A window from Buchnera aphidicola (Mindarus abietinus) encodes these proteins:
- the trpS gene encoding tryptophan--tRNA ligase, whose protein sequence is MGDFKSIVFSAMQPSGSFTLGNYLGSLKHWSKMQKKYQCFFCIADLHAITTLNINSDLNKNTLDAIALYLACGIDPKKSIIFVQSHVLQHTALYWFLNCRLSYSELTRMTQFKTKIRNSSSFSTAGLLNYPILMAADILLYQSSKVIVGEDQKQHLELTRKLAKKINNLQKNTFLIPEIIIPKYSKKIMSLFNPTKKMSKSDENNNGTIFLLDKTASIIKKIKKATTDSDISSKIRYDLKEKPGISNFLNILSSIREVSILSLEKEFSGKKYSYLKEILINEISIVIKKIKNNFYFFRKNELFLKKVVIDGAKKANFFAKKTMKKVYNLFKVLKI, encoded by the coding sequence ATGGGTGATTTTAAATCTATTGTATTTAGTGCAATGCAGCCTTCTGGTTCGTTTACTTTAGGAAATTATTTAGGTTCTCTTAAACATTGGTCTAAAATGCAAAAAAAGTATCAATGTTTTTTTTGCATAGCAGATTTACATGCTATTACTACATTAAATATTAATAGTGATTTAAATAAAAATACATTAGATGCTATAGCATTATATTTAGCTTGTGGAATAGATCCTAAAAAAAGCATTATTTTTGTACAATCTCATGTCTTACAACATACAGCACTATATTGGTTTTTAAATTGTCGTTTAAGTTATAGTGAATTAACTCGCATGACACAATTTAAAACAAAAATAAGAAATAGCTCTTCTTTTTCTACTGCTGGTTTGTTAAACTATCCAATTTTAATGGCTGCAGATATATTATTATATCAATCTAGTAAAGTTATAGTCGGGGAAGATCAAAAACAACATTTAGAATTGACAAGAAAATTAGCAAAGAAAATTAATAATTTACAAAAAAATACTTTTTTAATTCCCGAGATAATAATTCCAAAATACAGTAAAAAAATAATGTCATTGTTTAATCCTACTAAAAAAATGTCTAAATCTGACGAAAATAATAATGGAACAATTTTTTTATTAGATAAAACAGCGTCTATTATAAAAAAAATAAAAAAAGCTACAACTGATTCAGATATAAGCTCTAAAATACGTTATGATTTGAAAGAAAAACCGGGAATATCTAACTTTTTAAATATTTTATCTAGTATTAGAGAAGTTTCGATATTATCTTTAGAAAAAGAATTTTCTGGAAAAAAATATAGTTATTTAAAAGAAATATTAATTAATGAAATTAGTATAGTCATTAAAAAAATTAAAAATAATTTTTATTTTTTTAGGAAAAATGAATTATTTTTAAAAAAAGTTGTTATAGATGGCGCTAAAAAAGCAAATTTTTTTGCAAAAAAAACAATGAAAAAAGTTTATAACTTATTTAAAGTGTTAAAGATTTAA
- the rpe gene encoding ribulose-phosphate 3-epimerase, which produces MKSFLLAPSILSANFSKLGEDVQKSIDAGGDMIHFDVMDNHYVDNLTIGPMVLKSLRNYKISATIDVHLMVNPVDSLIPKFAKSGADFITVHPETTNHIDRVLRMIKDNGCKAGVGLNPGTPINCLDYIIDQLDMITIMSVNPGFGGQDFIPESINKIRAVRNKINESSNNILLQVDGGINTKNISDIALAGANVFVIGSTLFHSSNYKIVINNLRKELEKVHFNLIH; this is translated from the coding sequence ATGAAAAGTTTTCTTTTAGCACCTTCTATTTTATCTGCTAATTTTTCAAAATTAGGGGAAGACGTTCAGAAATCAATCGATGCTGGAGGAGATATGATACATTTTGATGTTATGGATAATCATTACGTAGATAATTTAACCATTGGACCAATGGTTTTAAAATCATTACGAAATTATAAAATATCAGCAACAATTGATGTTCATTTAATGGTAAATCCCGTTGATTCTTTAATTCCGAAATTTGCAAAATCTGGAGCTGATTTTATTACTGTTCATCCTGAAACAACAAATCATATAGACAGGGTTTTGCGAATGATTAAAGATAACGGGTGTAAAGCAGGAGTAGGTTTAAATCCTGGAACTCCTATTAATTGTCTTGATTATATAATTGATCAATTGGATATGATTACTATCATGTCCGTTAATCCTGGATTTGGAGGACAAGATTTTATACCAGAAAGTATAAATAAAATTAGAGCGGTTAGAAATAAAATTAACGAAAGTTCAAATAATATTTTATTGCAAGTAGATGGTGGAATTAATACAAAAAATATTTCAGATATAGCTTTAGCAGGAGCTAATGTATTTGTTATTGGTTCAACTTTATTTCATTCTTCAAATTATAAAATAGTTATTAACAACTTAAGAAAAGAATTAGAAAAAGTACATTTTAATTTGATTCATTAA
- the aroB gene encoding 3-dehydroquinate synthase, giving the protein MEKLQVNLGNRSYPITIGSKVLELDNIFWPLNPGDHAMLVTNKTLANIWKDKVFYQLRQAGIKLDQVILSDGEQYKTLNEMELIISALLERSHNRDTTLIALGGGVIGDLTGFAAAIYQRGVKFIQIPTTLLSQVDSSVGGKTGVNHILGKNMVGAFWQPSSVIIDIDCLSTLPNSEMVSGIAEVIKYAIAFDEKFFIWLEKNIHLVLALSETEISYCISKCCQLKSYVISIDERENNVRALLNLGHTFGHAIEAHLGYGSWLHGEAVSVGIVIAARVAQLLDKINKIEVNRIINLLKKAGLPTKAPKNMTAHAYLPYIMKDKKVLSGLIRFILPVKIGQVKIFTNIDKNILLSAIRNSQ; this is encoded by the coding sequence ATGGAGAAATTACAAGTTAATCTTGGAAATAGAAGTTATCCAATTACTATTGGTTCTAAAGTATTAGAATTAGATAATATTTTTTGGCCTTTAAATCCAGGTGATCACGCTATGTTAGTTACTAATAAAACATTAGCTAATATTTGGAAAGATAAAGTATTTTATCAATTAAGACAAGCAGGAATCAAATTAGATCAAGTAATCTTATCTGATGGAGAGCAATATAAAACATTAAATGAAATGGAATTAATTATTTCAGCATTACTAGAAAGATCTCATAATAGAGATACAACATTAATTGCTTTAGGAGGCGGAGTTATAGGAGATCTTACTGGGTTTGCAGCAGCTATTTATCAAAGAGGGGTTAAGTTTATTCAAATTCCTACCACTTTATTATCTCAAGTGGATTCTTCTGTTGGAGGAAAAACAGGAGTAAATCATATTTTAGGAAAAAATATGGTAGGAGCTTTTTGGCAACCCTCTTCTGTTATTATTGATATTGACTGTTTATCAACGTTACCAAATAGTGAAATGGTTTCTGGAATAGCTGAAGTTATTAAATATGCAATTGCTTTTGATGAAAAATTTTTTATTTGGTTAGAAAAAAACATTCATTTAGTTTTAGCTTTAAGCGAAACTGAAATTTCTTATTGTATTTCAAAATGTTGTCAATTAAAATCATACGTTATTTCTATTGATGAAAGAGAGAATAATGTTCGTGCTCTTTTAAATTTAGGACATACGTTTGGACATGCTATTGAAGCTCATTTAGGTTATGGAAGTTGGTTACATGGAGAAGCTGTTTCTGTTGGTATTGTTATCGCAGCAAGAGTTGCTCAACTATTAGATAAAATAAATAAAATTGAAGTTAATCGAATTATTAATTTATTAAAAAAAGCTGGTTTACCAACAAAAGCTCCAAAAAATATGACTGCTCATGCTTATCTTCCATATATTATGAAAGATAAAAAAGTACTTTCAGGATTAATACGTTTTATTTTACCAGTAAAAATAGGACAAGTTAAAATTTTCACTAATATAGATAAAAATATCCTTTTATCAGCTATTAGAAATAGTCAGTAA
- the aroK gene encoding shikimate kinase AroK: MAEKRNIFLIGPMGAGKSTIGRQLAQQLNMDFYDSDQEIEKRTGADINWVFDVEGETGFRNREKKIINELTMRQGIVLATGGGSIITKETRNQLSSRGIVIYLKTTIEKQLMRTNRDKKRPLLKNNTISNKVILEELANCRNPLYEEIADITVCTDEQSAKVVSHQIIDLLNKK; this comes from the coding sequence ATGGCAGAAAAACGAAATATTTTCTTAATTGGACCAATGGGGGCAGGAAAAAGCACTATTGGTAGACAACTAGCTCAACAACTTAATATGGATTTTTATGATTCTGATCAAGAAATTGAAAAAAGAACAGGAGCAGATATTAATTGGGTTTTTGATGTAGAAGGGGAAACAGGTTTTCGAAATAGGGAAAAAAAAATAATTAATGAGTTAACTATGAGACAAGGAATAGTATTAGCTACGGGAGGCGGATCTATAATTACAAAAGAAACAAGAAATCAATTATCATCAAGAGGTATAGTAATATATTTAAAAACTACAATTGAAAAACAGTTAATGCGGACTAATAGAGATAAAAAAAGACCGTTGTTAAAAAATAATACAATTTCTAATAAAGTTATTTTAGAAGAACTAGCTAATTGTAGAAATCCTTTATATGAAGAAATTGCAGATATTACTGTTTGTACTGATGAACAAAGTGCAAAAGTTGTTTCGCATCAAATTATAGATTTACTAAACAAAAAATAA
- the deoD gene encoding purine-nucleoside phosphorylase yields the protein MVTPHINSKKSDFSDFVLISGDPIRVQYIAKNYLENVRQINTVRSMVGFTGTYKGKIISLMSHGIGMPSCCLYVSELINFYKVKKIIRLGSCGTVREDIELNDLIISTGACTDSKINRIRFLDHDFSAIPDFNMVYKLIISAKKNKTLIKVGNFFSTDSFYFPHKEKYISLLKKYNISGIDMETAGLYSVAAELNVKSVSICTVSDNILTGENLTVQEREVNFNKMIYVALESMFVKGIFD from the coding sequence ATGGTTACTCCTCATATTAATTCTAAAAAAAGTGATTTTTCTGATTTTGTACTTATTTCTGGAGATCCAATAAGAGTACAATATATTGCTAAAAATTATTTAGAAAATGTTCGTCAAATTAATACTGTTCGTTCAATGGTTGGTTTTACAGGTACATACAAAGGGAAAATTATATCTCTTATGTCTCATGGTATAGGAATGCCTTCTTGTTGTTTATATGTAAGTGAATTAATTAATTTTTATAAAGTAAAAAAAATAATTCGTTTAGGAAGTTGTGGAACAGTAAGGGAAGATATAGAGCTAAATGATTTGATTATCTCTACTGGTGCTTGTACAGATTCAAAAATTAATAGAATTAGATTTTTAGATCATGATTTTTCTGCTATACCCGATTTTAATATGGTTTATAAATTAATAATTTCTGCTAAAAAAAATAAAACACTTATTAAGGTTGGAAATTTTTTTAGTACCGATTCATTTTATTTTCCTCATAAAGAAAAGTATATTTCTTTATTAAAAAAATATAATATTTCTGGAATTGATATGGAAACAGCAGGTTTATATAGTGTAGCAGCGGAACTAAACGTTAAGTCAGTATCTATTTGTACGGTTTCAGATAATATTCTTACAGGGGAAAATTTAACTGTTCAAGAAAGAGAAGTAAATTTTAATAAAATGATTTATGTAGCTTTAGAATCAATGTTTGTAAAAGGAATTTTTGATTAA
- a CDS encoding phosphopentomutase, whose amino-acid sequence MKRVFILVLDSLGIGSSLDAKNFGDNGADTLGHIAEQCFLNKANKNRFGSLKIPNLISLGIGEAAYKSTGRFPLGIKKVINTIGSYAYASQISSGKDTISGHWEIAGVPVLFNWDYFKKKINSIPVNLIKKIITDSNISGVIGNCHASGTDILEIYGEEHIRTKKPILYTSADSVLQVACHEKFFGLEKLHKLCLIIRKILNKKKYNVARVIARPFIGEKKGCFFRTNNRKDFSIKPIDDTVMVKLIKEKFGKVVSIGKISDIFSNVGITSSIKANGLIDLFDATIKEIKYAKNNTIVFVNFIDFDSLWGHRRDVVGYAKGLELFDQNLPRILQKITDKDLLIITADHGCDPTWKGSDHTRENVPVLLYRKNQKSNFLGHRKTFSDISQTIADFFSLSKMVYGKSMLLKKLI is encoded by the coding sequence ATGAAACGAGTATTTATTTTAGTATTAGATTCTTTAGGAATAGGATCAAGTTTAGATGCAAAAAATTTTGGAGATAATGGAGCTGATACTTTAGGGCATATTGCCGAGCAATGCTTTTTAAATAAAGCTAATAAAAATAGATTTGGAAGTTTAAAAATACCTAATTTGATCAGTTTGGGGATAGGTGAAGCAGCTTATAAATCCACCGGAAGATTCCCTTTGGGAATAAAAAAAGTAATAAATACTATAGGTAGCTATGCTTATGCTAGTCAGATTTCTTCAGGAAAAGATACTATTTCTGGGCATTGGGAAATAGCAGGTGTTCCTGTTTTGTTTAATTGGGATTATTTTAAAAAGAAAATTAATAGTATTCCGGTAAATTTAATAAAAAAAATTATTACAGATTCAAATATTTCCGGAGTAATTGGAAATTGTCATGCTTCTGGAACAGATATTTTAGAAATATATGGAGAAGAACACATTAGAACAAAAAAACCAATCTTATATACCTCTGCAGATTCTGTATTACAAGTAGCATGTCACGAAAAATTTTTTGGATTAGAAAAATTACATAAGTTATGTTTGATAATACGAAAAATTTTAAATAAAAAAAAATATAATGTTGCACGAGTTATAGCTAGACCATTTATTGGAGAAAAAAAAGGATGTTTTTTTAGAACGAATAATAGAAAAGATTTTTCTATTAAACCAATTGATGATACTGTAATGGTTAAATTAATAAAAGAAAAGTTTGGTAAAGTTGTTTCAATTGGAAAAATAAGTGATATTTTTTCAAATGTAGGAATTACTTCTTCAATAAAAGCAAATGGATTGATTGATTTATTCGATGCAACTATTAAAGAAATAAAATATGCAAAAAATAATACAATAGTTTTTGTTAATTTTATAGATTTTGATTCTCTTTGGGGACATAGAAGGGATGTTGTAGGATATGCAAAAGGATTAGAATTATTCGATCAAAATTTACCAAGAATATTACAAAAAATTACCGATAAAGATCTTCTTATTATTACAGCAGATCATGGTTGTGATCCTACTTGGAAAGGAAGTGATCATACAAGAGAAAATGTTCCTGTTCTTTTATACAGAAAAAATCAAAAGTCTAATTTTTTAGGACACAGAAAAACATTCTCTGATATTTCTCAAACAATAGCTGACTTTTTTTCACTTTCTAAAATGGTTTACGGAAAGAGTATGTTATTAAAAAAATTAATTTAA
- the ansA gene encoding asparaginase produces the protein MKRKNIYIAYTGGTIGMKKSNYGYIPVSGYLQKKLMKIPDFQKKEIPFFKINEYKPLIDSSNMTPNEWNIIANDIYKNYKKYDGFIILHGTDTMAYTASALSFMLQNLEKPIIITGSQIPLSEIRSDGRQNLLNALLIAANYPINEVTLFFNHKLFRGNRSTKSNANGFNAFTSPNFPCLLKVGIDISCNYKIFKKKYKKKLKLNSITPQPIGIITIYPGISEKIIHNFIFQPLKALILCSYGVGNAPQNKKFLNELYSASKRNIILVNLTQCISGTVNMSGYATGNALSNVGVISGYDLTIEAALTKLHFLFSCYKSIKEIKKIMKSNLCGELTLEKQ, from the coding sequence ATGAAAAGAAAAAATATATATATCGCTTATACAGGTGGTACAATCGGAATGAAAAAATCTAATTACGGATATATTCCGGTTTCTGGATATCTTCAAAAAAAATTAATGAAAATTCCAGACTTTCAAAAAAAAGAAATTCCTTTTTTTAAAATAAATGAATATAAACCTCTAATTGACTCATCTAATATGACTCCTAACGAATGGAATATCATTGCTAATGATATTTATAAAAATTATAAAAAATACGATGGTTTCATTATTTTACATGGAACTGATACAATGGCGTATACTGCTTCTGCACTTTCATTTATGTTACAAAATTTAGAAAAACCTATTATCATTACCGGTTCTCAAATTCCCTTATCAGAAATTCGATCTGATGGAAGACAAAATTTATTAAATGCTTTATTAATTGCTGCTAATTACCCAATTAATGAAGTTACATTATTTTTTAATCATAAATTATTTAGAGGTAATCGTTCTACAAAATCTAATGCTAATGGATTTAATGCTTTTACTTCTCCTAATTTTCCTTGCTTATTAAAAGTAGGAATTGACATTTCTTGTAATTATAAAATTTTTAAAAAAAAATATAAAAAAAAACTTAAATTAAATTCTATTACTCCACAACCAATTGGAATTATTACTATTTATCCTGGTATTTCAGAAAAAATAATTCATAATTTTATTTTTCAACCATTAAAAGCTTTAATATTATGCTCCTATGGTGTTGGAAATGCTCCTCAAAATAAAAAATTCTTAAATGAATTATATTCTGCATCTAAACGAAATATTATTTTAGTTAACTTAACACAATGTATATCTGGAACAGTAAATATGTCGGGATATGCAACTGGAAATGCTCTTTCTAATGTAGGTGTAATCAGTGGGTACGATTTAACAATAGAAGCAGCATTAACTAAGTTACATTTTTTATTTAGTTGCTATAAATCTATAAAAGAAATTAAAAAAATTATGAAATCTAATCTTTGTGGAGAATTAACTCTTGAAAAGCAATAG